GCGAGCACCGAGATCTCGGGCATGCACAGGCCCGAGGCGTAGTTGGTCAGCATGATGTAGCGCCCGAGCTCCTCGCCGACCGCGTCGAGGGCCTCGCGCATCAGCTTGAAGTTGGCGCCGGTGGCGTAGGTGCCACCGGTGCCCTCGGTGGTGGTGCCGTGGGGCACGAAGTCGATCAGGGACTGACCGGTGGAGCGGATGACCGCGATGATGTCGGCGCCGGCGCGGGCGGCCGCCACCGCCTGGGGCACGTCCTCGAAGATGTTGCCCGTGGCGACGATCAGGTACTTCCAGGGCTTGGCTCCCATGCCGTGGCGCTCGCGCCGGTTGACGCGGCGCTCGCGACGCTCGGCCAAGAGGGCATCGAGCAGGTCCTTGGCCTTGGCGTCGGTCCAGGCCTCGACCTCGCGCGGGTCGAGCGGCGCGGTGAAGTCGACCTCGCCCTTGGCGATCGCGACGGCGGCCTCCTGCGGCGAGAGGCCGGTCTGGAGGCAGGCGAAGCCGAGCCAGTAGCTCGCGCCGCGCGCAAGCAGCCCCTGCGCGTTGAGCGCCTCGACCGCGCGGTTGGGCCAGGGCACCTCGTCCTCATCGACCCCGTCCACGCCGAACAGGCGCAGCACCGCGCGCTCCGTGCTCAGCGTGGAGTGCGTGCCGAAGTAGTCCAGCATCGGCTTGGCGATGCGCTGGGCGAGCTCGCGCGCATAGGCGACTTTCTGCGTGTCGATGGCGATATGCACCGGAAATGACCCCCTTTTTTGCTAGAGAATGGCGGCGGCGCGGTCGAAGACCACGTCGAAGACGGGAACGGGCGCGAGGCGCTCGCGCATCATGGAGAGGAACGTCTCGGGCGAGACGCTGGCCCCGAAGGGGCTGGTGGGATTGACCGTGACGGCCACGAGCCTCACCGGGCGAGAAGCGAAGAAGCGGGTCCCGCGCGCCTCGAGCCTGTCGAAGGTGTCGCTCGAGAGCAAAAGGTGGGTGCCGTCGGGCACCACCACGTCGAGCCCCTCGCGCCGGCCCTCGACGAGCTTCCGTGCGACCCCCTCGGTCAGCGCACCCGTCAGCGACAGGCACCGCGCGTCCGCGTCGAGCCACCGCAGCAGGGTCTCCCCCTGCTCGATGACGGTCCTGGCCGGCCAGGCGACAAACTCCCCCGAGCGCTTCAGGGCGCCGGTCCGGGCGGGCAGGTCCGCGTAGGGCGAGGCGGGAAGGCTCAGCCAGCGGGTCTGGAGCACGGTGTGGCGCGCAACCTCCTCGGGGTC
The Pantanalinema sp. DNA segment above includes these coding regions:
- a CDS encoding lysine 5,6-aminomutase subunit alpha is translated as MHIAIDTQKVAYARELAQRIAKPMLDYFGTHSTLSTERAVLRLFGVDGVDEDEVPWPNRAVEALNAQGLLARGASYWLGFACLQTGLSPQEAAVAIAKGEVDFTAPLDPREVEAWTDAKAKDLLDALLAERRERRVNRRERHGMGAKPWKYLIVATGNIFEDVPQAVAAARAGADIIAVIRSTGQSLIDFVPHGTTTEGTGGTYATGANFKLMREALDAVGEELGRYIMLTNYASGLCMPEISVLAAQNGLDMLLNDAMYGILFRDINMKRTLCDQHFSRRICALADVVINTGEDNYITTADADEAAHTVVASQFVNQSFARRAGLPDRLLGLGHSFEIDPAREDTVAREIAQALLVRTLFPESPTKYMPPTKHKQGDIFFSHAYDVMADVVAQVTGQEIQLLGMMTEAMHNPFLMDRYVALKSAEYVYRAWQ